The sequence TACATTGCCACTTCCATTTACAACTCCCGTCTCCGTAGCATTTATTGAAAAGTTATTTAACGTGCGATTCGAAGCACCTCCTTTAGTTGTCTCAGACTGGCACAAGCGTCTTCGTGAACTTCTCGCGGAAGCTTTACCAGGACATGCTGAGGACGAGTTTGATGAAGTTCGCAAACTTCGGGTTCGGTATGTGCAATTTCAATCCAGATCGGTCGTATCACGGGAAGCCCCAACTCCGCGTCAACTCAAAAATTTTGTGAATCAAATCGGCATAATCCGTAGATTGACAAATACTGTTCCCCTGCCTCAAGTCGCATATTATGTACTTCTTCGACAAGATAGAATCAATGTGGCGGAGATGCTTTTGGGATCTCCGCCTCGAAATTCGAAGGTTGAGGCCCCCCTTGGCCAGGATTTGGCGACAAATTTGCTGGCATTGCACTTTGGAACGGATCCAAAGCTAGCCCAACAACTCTTCATAAGTCCAAGGCTGATTGGGGCATTTGGCGAAGGATCTGTCGATGGAATCGTAAACCTAAAGACGATGCCTGGATTTATTGAAGTGGTTGAGAATCTCGATGTTGACGACATGATATTGGCTGGCGGAAGTGAACTAATGAGAAATCTCGGGACCCTTTACTCGGCGAAAGTTTTCGAAAGCCCAGAATTAGGTAAGTGGCTCGAGAAAGATGTATCTCGGATTGCTCGCAAAGTGAGTTCTTGGACCCTAGACGGCAGCGCATCGGGGGTAGGTCTTGCCTTGATTTTTAGTAAGTTGAAACCAGATGGCCCAAGCCTTGCTGACTTAATTGCCAAGATTTCACCTATTTCTGTGAATCCGAATCCGGTCGAAAGCGAAGCATATTTTCTTGGTTTTGTGGGGTTCCTGAGCGCAATGACTCATGACTTCTTCCCGAATGATTTATTCGAAGTGCCAATTCAGTTTCCCACAGTGAATCTAGTGCTTCATGTTTCAAGGTTATTGGAATTAGTTAGTGATACGACGGATTTGAGTAGAGTGCAGATCCAAAATACTCCTGAAGAGATCGCTCGTGCGCTAGTCGATTCATTGCAAGATGATCAAATTCAAGGGCTTGAAACTGCTCTTCGGTGGCTTCTAAATCTCGGAGGGAAGATTGACTTGGCTGTTCTGCAACTAGGTCTTACTCAAGCTTTGGATGCAAGAGCCATAGATTCCAAGGATAAAATAGTTTCTTCCATTAAACTGATGGAAGAAGTATCTCTAGAAACAAATACCGACCAGTTCTTAAGACCTTTGGCCGAGAGTGGTGCCCTTTTGCATTTGACGTCGGTAACTTCCGGAAATGATTTTTTTGATTTGATGGCAAAGGTCACCCTGCTTCATTTGATAGCAACTCCCTCAATGACAGAAACCGTTCTATGTGGAGACTCTCGGAGTGGAAAACAAATTTTAGAGCAAGTCCTTCTATATCCTGCCAACAACACTCAAGTGATCGCAGAGCAATCACTATGGCTCTCAGAGCATTCCGACAAAGCATTCTTAATCCTCCAAAGCGTCAGACCGTATTTCCCCCTATGGGTTTCTTCGTTAATGCATGATCTTGCAAGATTATCTTCCCTTGTCATTAGTGCAGATCAATATTTGTCTCATTTGGAGTACTTGCGATCTGAATTCATTCCTTCGGAATTGGATTCAATTTCCCGACACTTGTTCGTTATGCAGACGAGTCGTCTATACATCATGAGCAATTCTTCTGATATCGAATTAGCAATTTCAGCATTGAGAATTTCTCAATCAGAACCCGACATAGGGTTAGAAATACGCGAATGGGCCAAAGAAATAGTTTTAGGTTTAAAGGCAACGGATTGGGAAGTTGCCCTTTTGAATCCAGAGGGGGCCCCCCTTCTGACCTTGGCGGTATTGTTGGCGGACACCGATGAAAGTCCTTTGAACCCCACCGGGCTCCCTAGTGCGCTTCATTTGCATTTCGATAGGCTCGCAGAGGGATCTGCGGTCTGGCATCCGGCTCCGGAGATTTTTGTAAAAATAACTTCTCTACTTCCCAGCGCATCAAGGCAAGTTATCGCTCAGGAATTGTGCTCGAAATTGCAGCCACTTGATGGCGAGGTTCCTTCGGAGCTGCTCTTAACGTATCAAATTTTTCTGGGCTCTGAAAAGAAGTTTCGAACTCATTTAGCACTGCCACATTTAATCGAACGAGCCGTCTCTAAGCAACAATGGGGGACAGTGCAATGGATCGTCGAATTAGCGGATAGATACAAAGATACGCTTCAAACGAGCAGAGGGTCTGATGGTATGGAGCACCTCAAAGTGACGGTGAAAGAGAAATTGGGCGAATTCCAAGATCCTCAAGCAAGCCCACCCGAATGCCTTCTAGCTCTCGCTAAGAAACTTGGCTTATAAAGGCATTTACTAGCTGTTGCGACAATCATTTCTCCAGTGGCAAATTCGTAGTTAGAGGCTCTTCTAATAGACTCCACCCATGAGCAACTTGTCGCCAAAAGACCTAGCGAATCTAGCCCGCCTGGCTCGAATCGAGATGACTGATCAGGAACTTGCCCATCTATCCACTGAGATGGATGTCATTCTGAACGCGGTAGCCCGCGTGCAGGAGGTGGCAACGGCTGATATTCCGCCGACTTCACACCCTTTGCCTTTGCGCAATGTGACCCGTCCTGATGTAGTGGCTCCGAGCCTTACCCCAGAGCAGGCGCTCTCAGGGGCTCCGGCAAAAGAAGATGGCCGCTTCCGGGTGCCACAGATTTTGGGGGAGGAAGCATGATTACTCGCTCCGCACATGAGATGGCTGCGGCAATGGCGGCGGGGGAGATTACTTCTGAGAAATTAACCCAACAGCATTTTGATCGGATTGCTGAAGTTGATGCTGAGGTTCATGCCTTCCTGCATTTGGATCATGAGGGTGCTTTAGCACAGGCTCAATCGGTCGATGAGGCGCGCGGACGTGGCGAGAAAGTCGGGCCGTTGGCTGGGGTTCCACTGGCACTGAAAGACATCATCGTTCAGAAGGATGTTCCGACTACCGCTGGATCCAAGATTCTTGAAGGGTGGCGTCCGCCCTATGACGCAACCATCGTTACCAAGATGAAGAATGCTGGAATTGTCATTCTGGGCAAGACGAACTGCGACGAGTTTGCGATGGGTTCGTCGACTGAGAACTCTGCGTACGGTCCAACACATAATCCGTGGGACCTATCTCGTATTCCTGGTGGATCTGGCGGTGGGTCATCCGCATCCCTTGCTGCCTTTGAAGCGCCTCTTGCTATTGGTACAGATACGGGTGGATCTATCCGTCAACCAGCGGCTGTAACCGGAACAGTGGGAGTGAAGCCAACCTATGGTGGAGTTTCGCGTTATGGATTGATCGCGTTCTCATCGAGTCTGGATCAGGCAGGTCCTTGTGCGCGTACCGTATTGGATGCGGCGTTGTTGCATGAGGTGATCGCTGGACATGATCCAATGGATGCAACGAGTGCCAATGTGCCAGTGCCACAAGTTGTGAATGCTGCCCGAAGTGGTGAAGTGAAGGGCATGAAGATCGGCGTTGTGAAAGAACTCAATGGCGATGGGTACCAAGCGGGGGTTCGTTCTCGCTTTGAGGAGTCTTTGGAACTTCTTGCTAAGGCTGGCGCAGAAATCGTTGAAGTCTCCTGCCCTAATTTTGAATACGCGCTTGCTGCTTATTATTTAATTGCTCCGAGTGAATGTTCTTCCAACCTCGCACGTTTTGACGCCATGCGTTATGGAATGCGAAAGGGCGATGATGACGGAGTTTCGGCAGAACTCGTTATGAATATCACCCGCGAGGTGGGCTTCGGCCGCGAAGTGAAACGCCGAATTATCCTTGGAACATATGCACTTTCCTCGGGTTATTACGATGCTTATTATGGCAGCGCGCAGAAGGTACGCACGTTGATTATGCAGGATTTCAACAATGCATTCGCCAAGGCGGATGTTCTCGTTTCTCCTACCGCACCAACAACCGCATTCAAGATCGGCGAGAAAGCTGATGACCCATTAGCCATGTATCTCAACGACATTGCGACGATTCCAGTGAACATGGCGGGAATCGCAGGAATGAGCCTGCCTTCCGGGCTGGCTCCAGAAGATGGGCTGCCCACGGGGTTTCAGATTATGGCTCCTGCAATGCAGGATCAGAAGTTGTATTCGGTGGGTGCTGCGTTGGAGGCGGCACTGCTTGCTAAGTGGGGTGCGCCATTGCTCTCGCGTATTCCTGCATTGGGAGGTGCGAAGTGAGTCTTTCCTATGAGGACGTGATTGCTAAGTACGAACCTGTATTGGGTCTTGAAGTTCACGTCGAACTCAATACCAATTCAAAGATGTTCTGTGGGTGTGCGACAGTCTTTGGTGCGGAGCCAAATACTCAGACCTGCCCCGTCTGTCTCGGCATGCCTGGTGCGATGCCCGTGGTCAACGAGAAGGCGATTGAATCCTCCATTCTTATTGGTCTTGCTCTGCATTGTTCTATTGCGCCGTTTAGCCGCTTCTCGCGGAAGAACTATTTCTATCCAGATATGCCAAAGAACTACCAGATCTCGCAGTATGACGAGCCGATCTGCATCAATGGTTTTGTGGATGTCGAGATTGATACGGATGAAGGTGTGAAGCAGTTCCGCGTTGAGATCGAGCGCGTGCATATGGAAGAGGACACGGGAAAATCATTGCACATGGGCGGGGCCACTGGACGAATCCACGGCGCTGACTACTCGTTGCTCGACTTCAACCGGGCAGGTATTCCTTTAGTGGAGATTGTGACCAAGATTGTTCCGGGCACAGGAAAGTACGCACCTGAGGTCGCCAAGGCTTATGTCGCAGAACTCCGTGACATTCTCCGCTCCCTCGGCGTGAGTGATGTTCGCATGGAGCAGGGCTCACTTCGTTGCGACGCCAACGTCTCATTGCGACTGATAGGTGAGACGGCACTTGGAACTCGTAGTGAGACAAAGAACGTCAACTCGCTTCGCTCAGTCGAGCGTGCGGTGCGCGGAGAGATGATCCGTCATGCAGAACTCTTAAACGCAGGCAAGAAAGTTGTTCAGGAGACTCGTCACTTCCAAGAGGAGAGCGGACTTACTCGCTCCGGTCGTTCCAAGGAGCAGGCCGAGGATTACCGTTATTTCCCTGAGCCAGATCTTGTCCCAGTAGAGCCAGATGCAGCCTGGATTGAGGAATTGCGAGCCACTTTGCCTGAAGAACCCACAACACGTCGAAAGAGATTGCAGGCTGAGTGGTCGGTGCCGGATAAAGAGATGGCCGCGATGATTAATGCTGAGGCTCTGAACATTGTCGAAGCCACAGTGAAACTCGGAGCAGATCCGACCCGTGCGCGCGGGTGGTGGCTTGGCGAGATTTCACGTGTTGCCAACGAGAAGGAAGTTTCAATCTTCGATCTGGCAATTACACCTAAGGATGTCGCCGACATTGTGGCTCTCGTTGCTGCCGGGGAGTTGACTGACAAGCTGGCTCGCCAAGTTGTAGAAGGCGTCATTAACTCAGAAGGCACGCCTGCACAAGTAATGGAATCTCGCGGCTTGAAAGTGGTCTCTGATGACTCTGCACTCATGGCTGCGATTGAGAAGGCCATTGCCTCTCAACCCGATACCGCTGAGAAAGTCCGAAACGGAAACATTCCTGCCGCCGGCGCACTCATCGGCGCGGTCATGAAAGAGACAAAGGGCCAAGCAGATGCTGCTCGAGTTCGAGAGCTCCTACTCGGTCACTTAGGTCAGATGTAAACGGCTAACCTTCCAGGGTAAGCGGGAGGCGGTCTCGTTAGAACTTCCCAGAAAAAGTTACACCGGAAACTTGTATAGTTGTTTAATGCCCAACTTAGTATCAAACCTTCAAGCGTTTGGAAAAAGGACTCTCACTTCGACGTACAAAGGAATTCCGCTAGAGGCTGATGGCCAGCGCATCGAAGAGTTTCTCAAAACTAAACCAAACCTCTTCACATCTGGATTTCAATTTCCCATCGCAATTCTACGAAAATCTGCACTTGATAATAATCTAAAACGCATGGCGGAATATTGCACAGAAGTTGGTGCCTCTCTTGCTCCACATGTGAAAACGACCATGTCGCCACAGATCGCGCAGATGCAGTTGGAACATGGTGCTTGGGCCTTGACTGTTGCTAACTATTCTCAGGCCCGCGTGTTTCTTGACCTTGGATTTGAACGCATCATCATTGCAAATGAAATTGTTGATAGACACTCTATTCGTGCAATAGCGCTAAAGAATTTGGAACCGAATCATGAGGTAATCTTCTACGTAGATTCACTAGATGGACTTGAAATTATTCAAGACGCACTAAGTGGTCTGAGTGATGCCCGGATCCATCTTCTACTTGAAATTGGATTCATCGGCGGGCGTGGCGGTATTCGAGATAATGCCGATGCCCAAACACTCGCAGAGAAGGTTGCTGAAGATTCTCGGCTGATCCTGCGGGGCGTCTCTGGTTTTGAAGGAATAGTCGATGGAGCAGATCGTTCGAGCGATGGCATGGCAAAAGTTCGCGAGTTCTGTCAAAAGATAGTTGTCGCAGCGAAATTGGTAGCGCCATATGTTGGTGCCGAAAAAATCATAATCACTGCGGGTGGAAGTGCTTTTTTTGATATTGTCGCCGAAGAATTCAATAAGTACGACGGTAGTGCGCACCTCATTTTACGCAGTGGTGGATACATTTCTCACGATAGCGGGTTCTATGAACGAATCTATCCTTTCGCCGATCAGCCGAGCGTTAAACAATTGTTGCCAGCCATTGAATTATGGGGTCAAGTACTCACCCAACCCGAACCTGGCCTAGCCATACTCAACCTCGGGAAACGAGATGTAGGCAATGATGTTGATAATCCATCGCCCTTCAAGAAATATCGTGGAGAGATCTCAGCTATCAGTGGTGTGATTGATCATTTAAACGATCAACACGGGTACCTGCATTTTCAGGAAGAAGAAGATGTGAGAATCGCTGATGTGATCGGTATGGGTATATCGCATCCTTGTACAACGTTTGATAAGTGGAAACTCATGCCGCTGGTGGATGATAATTATGATGTAGTAGAGTTCATTCATACCTTTTTCTAAAACGAACCCCAAAACAAATGGAGACACGATGACTGCCAATTTTTTTCAAGTAGAAAGCGCACCACTGCCAGGAGGTTCATATTCCCACGGAGTAGTCGCAAATGGATTTCTCTATACATGTGGCATGGGTCCTGTCGATCCAGCCACTGGGAAAATTGTCGAAGGTGGCGTGGCCGAGCAGACACGACAGACGCTAAAAAATCTTGAAAGCATTCTTGCTGAGCGTGGCGCGACCATGGCTAATGTCATTAAAGTGACCGCACACCTGCAAGAAGTTCATCGCGACTTTGCGGCTTACGATGTTGTTTATCGTGAATTTTTTAGCGAGCCTTTTCCTGTACGTACGACCGTTGGCTCGGATCTCATAAATATCTTGGTCGAGATTGATTTGGTTGTTGCTCTGTAATTTATGAACTAACTCTCACGTTCCGGAATTTTAGATTTTTTGGAATGGATTGTTAAAAACAGTTTCTTCAGTTGCCTCAAGTTCAAGAAGTCGGTTCCATTTAGCGGTTCGCTCTGATCCGTGAGTGGAACCGACTTTAATTTGACCGGCTCCCCAACCAGTTGCTAAATCTGCCAACCAACTATCTTCGGTCTCTCCCGAGCGTGCTGAAACAATCGTGGAGAAACCATGTTCCTGTGCGTGGCGAAGTACATGATGAGTCTGAGTGACTAGCCCATTCTGATTGGGCTTGATAAGAATCGAATTTGCGCTCTGAGTGTCGATGCCTTGGGAGAGTCGAGTCAGATTCGTTGTAAAAAGATCATCACCCACTACTTGGATTGGCTTTGGCAGTTCGGTCATGAATCGATCCCAAGAACTCCAGTCATCTTCCGCGAAGGGATCCTCAATAGAGGCTATGGGGTGTGACGACAATAATGCAATGAGTTGTTCGCGCCATTGTTCTGGCGTGAAAACCATATTTGAACTTCGAGATATGTAATTTCCTTGATCGTAAAATTGGCTCGCTGCGATATCGAGTGCAATAGAAACTTCTTCTCCAGGTGTGAGTCCTACTGCCTCAATACATTGCTCCACAAATGTGCACGCTTCCGAGGAGCCCTCAAAAGGAATACCTAGTCCACCTTCATCTGCAACCAGATTTGTTATAAACCCTCGTGATGCTCCGATTCTTGCGGCGGTATCACGGATTGCAACGATCCAGGAGAGGGCTTGTTCGAATGTTGCTGCGCCATGTGGGATGACAAGAACATCTTGAATATCAATGGCCCCGTTGGCATGCGCACCACCTGAAAGGATATTCACCATCGGCATGGGAATATTCAATACGCCCGTGGGTTGATAGAACCGGGCCATGGATAGTCCACGAGTACGCGCCGCTGCTTCGACTGTAACGAGCGACACCGCCAAGGTTGCGTTTGCTCCTAAAATTTCGTGTCGCTCCGTTGCATCGATTTCGCAGAGCAGGTCATCAGTTAGTTGCGAATCAGCAACTGTGCCGATAAGTCGTGGGCGGATTACGTTATTGATGTTGGCGACGGCTGTATATACGCTCTTACCGCCAAAAAAATTCTCCGCATGTGGTCCACCGCTGTCACGGAGTTCGAACGCCTCATGGACTCCGGTAGACGCACCGGACGGCACACTCACCTTATGGACACTGCCGTCGCTTAGAGTCATTCGGGCGCAGACGGTTGGTCGTCCGCGAGAGTCAAGAACCTGCAACCCCTGAAGATCTCGTATTGTGATGCTCATGCTTGAGAGAATATCTCAGTTATCGTGGGAGGTGTCTCACTTTGTAAAATAGTCAAGGCACGACGGCGAAGACGATCTTGTGCAGCCGAGTCAAGATAACCTACGGGGGATTGTCCATCTACGCGGGCAAGCGCAATGGCGGCGACGTGCCAAGGTAGTGAGGCAGATACTGGACTCTCGGATGATTTTTCATATGCTTGAACAAAAGCGTCAGCTGCTTGGGCAAGCAGAATTTTTTTGTCTTGTTCCTGAAAAAACTCATATTTGCACAGTAAGTGTGCCAACAAGAACCCCAAATCAAACACAGGATTGCCAGTATGCGCAACCTCGAAATCCAGCACGATGACTTTTGATCGACCGTCAACGAGGATATTCTTAGGAGAGTAATCGCCGTGAACAAGGCAAGGTTTGTCTTCGAGAAGTTCGGTAATCAACGCCCCTATGCGTTTTGAGATACTTTCATGCTTAGTGGCTACGGTTCGATAAAATGGGCTGATTCGCAATTGTTCGAAAAGGGAATCCTCTTGAAATTCCTGAAGTATTGCTGGATCTTTGGCGGTATTTCTATGCCAGAGACCCAAGATTTGACCTAAGTGCGCTGCTATATCAGGTTGAATCGAACCTGATAGCAGATCTTCTTTCCAGATCGTCATTGTCCGCGGTGCCCGTTCAATAATCAAAATGAATTGATCCGGATCGACATCGTAAAGTTTTGGAACATTTTCCGGTGTTAGTTTGTGCAAGACTTCTATTGCGTGCGCTTCCACAATAGCTCTGCGCTGGTCAGCTATCCATTCTGACGCGACTTTCAATTCAGGTAACGCCTGCTTTAAAACTAAATCTTTTCCCTCTCCGGAAACAGCGAGAACAACATTAGAAACCCCTCCGGTGAGAATTTCAACGAGTGGACTCGATTCTGGTGAAAAGATTTCTCGATCTTTAAAGTATGCCACAACCGTCCCCTGATCAAGAAGTTTAGGATTGAGCATGGGCGCCTCTCAAGTCACTCTTCAGACAGTTGGTCTCTGGAGGAATTCGCGATAGTAGATCCTTGGTATTGTTGGTCCGCGTAATTCTTACAGACGCAATTCTAATGAATCTACACCCTTGCGGAGTACCTGGCGCCGTCGGGTTTGGGAAT comes from Candidatus Paceibacterota bacterium and encodes:
- a CDS encoding P-loop NTPase fold protein, whose protein sequence is MSETPSQKDLFDGQAHEKVASAITSLLEDPDLVSGRIVGLEGAWGSGKSTIVGLVVTKVDPGKTVTVMFDSWAHQADPLRRAFLETVITTMAKLGHLSENLADGFRNQLSGKATKVITNSSAFLSKEGLIVSLSSLLMPLGVHLSSIKTTTWQGSYRVLGNILLVAPLLVIIAMLGFQKVGKYLVKRSEINEKGLENSRGSVWRKRLSELEPLSFFAKSQKINTTALGVERGEPTSLEFEKLFKEIVEASTLDSRQLLIILDNLDRVDVEVARQLFATMQTFIEISRTWNPSHHTKIWLLIPYDPQGLDLLWNPVELGNDTSDENTLPLPFTTPVSVAFIEKLFNVRFEAPPLVVSDWHKRLRELLAEALPGHAEDEFDEVRKLRVRYVQFQSRSVVSREAPTPRQLKNFVNQIGIIRRLTNTVPLPQVAYYVLLRQDRINVAEMLLGSPPRNSKVEAPLGQDLATNLLALHFGTDPKLAQQLFISPRLIGAFGEGSVDGIVNLKTMPGFIEVVENLDVDDMILAGGSELMRNLGTLYSAKVFESPELGKWLEKDVSRIARKVSSWTLDGSASGVGLALIFSKLKPDGPSLADLIAKISPISVNPNPVESEAYFLGFVGFLSAMTHDFFPNDLFEVPIQFPTVNLVLHVSRLLELVSDTTDLSRVQIQNTPEEIARALVDSLQDDQIQGLETALRWLLNLGGKIDLAVLQLGLTQALDARAIDSKDKIVSSIKLMEEVSLETNTDQFLRPLAESGALLHLTSVTSGNDFFDLMAKVTLLHLIATPSMTETVLCGDSRSGKQILEQVLLYPANNTQVIAEQSLWLSEHSDKAFLILQSVRPYFPLWVSSLMHDLARLSSLVISADQYLSHLEYLRSEFIPSELDSISRHLFVMQTSRLYIMSNSSDIELAISALRISQSEPDIGLEIREWAKEIVLGLKATDWEVALLNPEGAPLLTLAVLLADTDESPLNPTGLPSALHLHFDRLAEGSAVWHPAPEIFVKITSLLPSASRQVIAQELCSKLQPLDGEVPSELLLTYQIFLGSEKKFRTHLALPHLIERAVSKQQWGTVQWIVELADRYKDTLQTSRGSDGMEHLKVTVKEKLGEFQDPQASPPECLLALAKKLGL
- the gatC gene encoding Asp-tRNA(Asn)/Glu-tRNA(Gln) amidotransferase subunit GatC, whose product is MSNLSPKDLANLARLARIEMTDQELAHLSTEMDVILNAVARVQEVATADIPPTSHPLPLRNVTRPDVVAPSLTPEQALSGAPAKEDGRFRVPQILGEEA
- the gatA gene encoding Asp-tRNA(Asn)/Glu-tRNA(Gln) amidotransferase subunit GatA, yielding MITRSAHEMAAAMAAGEITSEKLTQQHFDRIAEVDAEVHAFLHLDHEGALAQAQSVDEARGRGEKVGPLAGVPLALKDIIVQKDVPTTAGSKILEGWRPPYDATIVTKMKNAGIVILGKTNCDEFAMGSSTENSAYGPTHNPWDLSRIPGGSGGGSSASLAAFEAPLAIGTDTGGSIRQPAAVTGTVGVKPTYGGVSRYGLIAFSSSLDQAGPCARTVLDAALLHEVIAGHDPMDATSANVPVPQVVNAARSGEVKGMKIGVVKELNGDGYQAGVRSRFEESLELLAKAGAEIVEVSCPNFEYALAAYYLIAPSECSSNLARFDAMRYGMRKGDDDGVSAELVMNITREVGFGREVKRRIILGTYALSSGYYDAYYGSAQKVRTLIMQDFNNAFAKADVLVSPTAPTTAFKIGEKADDPLAMYLNDIATIPVNMAGIAGMSLPSGLAPEDGLPTGFQIMAPAMQDQKLYSVGAALEAALLAKWGAPLLSRIPALGGAK
- the gatB gene encoding Asp-tRNA(Asn)/Glu-tRNA(Gln) amidotransferase subunit GatB; this encodes MSLSYEDVIAKYEPVLGLEVHVELNTNSKMFCGCATVFGAEPNTQTCPVCLGMPGAMPVVNEKAIESSILIGLALHCSIAPFSRFSRKNYFYPDMPKNYQISQYDEPICINGFVDVEIDTDEGVKQFRVEIERVHMEEDTGKSLHMGGATGRIHGADYSLLDFNRAGIPLVEIVTKIVPGTGKYAPEVAKAYVAELRDILRSLGVSDVRMEQGSLRCDANVSLRLIGETALGTRSETKNVNSLRSVERAVRGEMIRHAELLNAGKKVVQETRHFQEESGLTRSGRSKEQAEDYRYFPEPDLVPVEPDAAWIEELRATLPEEPTTRRKRLQAEWSVPDKEMAAMINAEALNIVEATVKLGADPTRARGWWLGEISRVANEKEVSIFDLAITPKDVADIVALVAAGELTDKLARQVVEGVINSEGTPAQVMESRGLKVVSDDSALMAAIEKAIASQPDTAEKVRNGNIPAAGALIGAVMKETKGQADAARVRELLLGHLGQM
- a CDS encoding alanine racemase — its product is MPNLVSNLQAFGKRTLTSTYKGIPLEADGQRIEEFLKTKPNLFTSGFQFPIAILRKSALDNNLKRMAEYCTEVGASLAPHVKTTMSPQIAQMQLEHGAWALTVANYSQARVFLDLGFERIIIANEIVDRHSIRAIALKNLEPNHEVIFYVDSLDGLEIIQDALSGLSDARIHLLLEIGFIGGRGGIRDNADAQTLAEKVAEDSRLILRGVSGFEGIVDGADRSSDGMAKVREFCQKIVVAAKLVAPYVGAEKIIITAGGSAFFDIVAEEFNKYDGSAHLILRSGGYISHDSGFYERIYPFADQPSVKQLLPAIELWGQVLTQPEPGLAILNLGKRDVGNDVDNPSPFKKYRGEISAISGVIDHLNDQHGYLHFQEEEDVRIADVIGMGISHPCTTFDKWKLMPLVDDNYDVVEFIHTFF
- a CDS encoding Rid family hydrolase is translated as MTANFFQVESAPLPGGSYSHGVVANGFLYTCGMGPVDPATGKIVEGGVAEQTRQTLKNLESILAERGATMANVIKVTAHLQEVHRDFAAYDVVYREFFSEPFPVRTTVGSDLINILVEIDLVVAL
- a CDS encoding phosphopyruvate hydratase, whose protein sequence is MSITIRDLQGLQVLDSRGRPTVCARMTLSDGSVHKVSVPSGASTGVHEAFELRDSGGPHAENFFGGKSVYTAVANINNVIRPRLIGTVADSQLTDDLLCEIDATERHEILGANATLAVSLVTVEAAARTRGLSMARFYQPTGVLNIPMPMVNILSGGAHANGAIDIQDVLVIPHGAATFEQALSWIVAIRDTAARIGASRGFITNLVADEGGLGIPFEGSSEACTFVEQCIEAVGLTPGEEVSIALDIAASQFYDQGNYISRSSNMVFTPEQWREQLIALLSSHPIASIEDPFAEDDWSSWDRFMTELPKPIQVVGDDLFTTNLTRLSQGIDTQSANSILIKPNQNGLVTQTHHVLRHAQEHGFSTIVSARSGETEDSWLADLATGWGAGQIKVGSTHGSERTAKWNRLLELEATEETVFNNPFQKI
- a CDS encoding aminoglycoside phosphotransferase family protein gives rise to the protein MLNPKLLDQGTVVAYFKDREIFSPESSPLVEILTGGVSNVVLAVSGEGKDLVLKQALPELKVASEWIADQRRAIVEAHAIEVLHKLTPENVPKLYDVDPDQFILIIERAPRTMTIWKEDLLSGSIQPDIAAHLGQILGLWHRNTAKDPAILQEFQEDSLFEQLRISPFYRTVATKHESISKRIGALITELLEDKPCLVHGDYSPKNILVDGRSKVIVLDFEVAHTGNPVFDLGFLLAHLLCKYEFFQEQDKKILLAQAADAFVQAYEKSSESPVSASLPWHVAAIALARVDGQSPVGYLDSAAQDRLRRRALTILQSETPPTITEIFSQA